From a region of the Xanthomonas rydalmerensis genome:
- a CDS encoding LysR family transcriptional regulator produces the protein MVMYVIKFLLIWTGHMGPSWALYSTLREPTMQFRLRQMELFRAVMLAGSIKGAAKLLSMSQPAVSRGIAHTEQCLGYSLFERVGGRLCPTEEANALIAEVESCYLHALQVNDLAASLRNGSAGTLTLCSSPCLSRGVVARAVARFLARYPKVHVQLRTCTLGEMPRVLLSNQADLAIAVVPLEHVNLEAEVVTSGRMVCVMPVDHPFASKERISLLDLANVLVIAPHPSIAGGQLIEAALKKIGASLNSRFDVWQMDVACALAASGVGVALVDEFTVQAHHDDRLRAVPIAEDILLTPAVLRSSLGVARPYVSPFIAAFKEQAAQERMDFASPMAN, from the coding sequence ATGGTTATGTACGTCATTAAATTTTTATTGATCTGGACGGGCCATATGGGGCCATCGTGGGCGCTCTACTCAACTCTGCGAGAACCCACCATGCAGTTTCGCTTGCGTCAGATGGAACTCTTCAGGGCAGTGATGCTTGCCGGATCGATAAAAGGGGCGGCAAAGCTGCTTTCCATGTCCCAGCCGGCCGTGAGCCGAGGAATTGCGCACACGGAGCAGTGCCTCGGATACTCCCTGTTCGAGCGTGTCGGAGGCCGGCTATGCCCGACCGAGGAGGCAAACGCCCTGATCGCGGAGGTGGAGTCGTGCTACCTCCACGCACTCCAGGTCAACGACCTGGCCGCTAGTCTTCGCAACGGGTCTGCGGGTACGTTGACCCTTTGTTCGAGTCCCTGCTTATCCCGTGGGGTGGTCGCCCGCGCGGTTGCTCGATTCCTGGCCCGCTACCCGAAGGTGCATGTGCAACTGCGGACATGCACGCTCGGGGAAATGCCACGCGTGCTTCTGAGCAACCAAGCGGACTTGGCTATCGCAGTAGTCCCATTGGAGCATGTGAACCTGGAAGCCGAGGTGGTGACCTCAGGGCGCATGGTTTGCGTGATGCCCGTGGACCATCCGTTCGCATCGAAAGAGCGGATCAGCTTGCTGGACCTCGCCAACGTCCTGGTAATCGCTCCGCATCCGAGCATCGCGGGTGGCCAGTTGATCGAGGCCGCGCTCAAAAAGATTGGGGCGTCGCTGAACTCACGCTTCGATGTCTGGCAGATGGACGTCGCATGCGCGCTCGCCGCATCCGGGGTTGGCGTGGCTTTGGTCGATGAATTCACGGTGCAGGCGCACCATGACGATCGTCTTAGGGCCGTGCCGATCGCCGAGGACATCTTGCTGACCCCGGCGGTGTTGCGCTCCTCGCTTGGCGTCGCAAGACCCTATGTCTCCCCATTCATCGCCGCCTTCAAAGAACAGGCGGCTCAAGAGCGGATGGACTTCGCATCGCCCATGGCGAATTGA
- a CDS encoding NAD(P)-dependent oxidoreductase: MRIGLIGAGNIGRHFVRRWVGAGHAVVVIDCNAAAVSAALEYGAVAAGGLDEMLADVSVVCMSLPTPDSVLSVVRELAGRSRQRRPNVLVDLSTIGPEATREAKALMDEAGVRFLSAPVSGGLTAAVRGELTIMAAGSLDAYGSALLALEAIGKHVFYLGADVASGQTLRVLNSLLYATTMLASFEVMACGAAAGIEPYMVLDVINRSSGRSFATQERRASGLLDRSFPPRFSSGLLRNDMHMGLQAAEALGVPMDVCRTALRLLDVVIADGLNEAGNATAIQSVDRVAEVNFSSAP; encoded by the coding sequence ATGCGTATTGGGTTGATCGGGGCCGGAAATATCGGCCGGCATTTCGTCAGGCGTTGGGTTGGGGCAGGCCATGCGGTCGTCGTGATCGACTGCAACGCTGCAGCGGTATCCGCGGCGCTGGAATATGGCGCGGTCGCAGCGGGCGGATTGGATGAGATGCTGGCTGACGTCAGCGTGGTCTGCATGAGCTTGCCAACACCCGACAGCGTGCTGTCGGTCGTTCGGGAATTGGCGGGGCGCTCACGGCAACGTAGACCGAATGTGCTTGTCGATCTGTCCACGATAGGGCCAGAGGCCACCCGTGAGGCGAAGGCATTGATGGACGAGGCAGGCGTGCGTTTCCTGAGCGCTCCCGTCAGCGGAGGGCTGACAGCTGCTGTGCGCGGTGAGCTGACCATCATGGCTGCTGGCTCGCTGGATGCATACGGAAGCGCATTGCTCGCCTTGGAAGCCATCGGAAAGCACGTCTTCTACCTCGGCGCTGACGTGGCCAGCGGGCAAACCCTCCGGGTACTCAACAGCCTGCTCTATGCGACGACGATGCTCGCAAGTTTCGAGGTGATGGCTTGCGGCGCCGCTGCCGGGATTGAACCGTACATGGTCCTGGACGTCATCAATCGATCGAGCGGCAGGTCGTTCGCCACGCAGGAGCGGCGCGCCAGCGGGCTGCTGGACCGGAGCTTTCCGCCGCGCTTCAGCAGCGGTCTTCTCCGCAACGACATGCATATGGGGCTCCAGGCCGCCGAGGCGCTTGGCGTGCCGATGGACGTGTGCCGCACGGCGTTGCGCCTGCTCGACGTGGTGATCGCGGATGGACTCAACGAGGCGGGCAACGCCACGGCCATTCAATCCGTGGACCGGGTGGCTGAGGTCAATTTCAGCAGCGCGCCGTGA
- a CDS encoding tripartite tricarboxylate transporter substrate binding protein, protein MKKRIVAFLIAVAPLVVAAFPDRPIRLVVPMSAGSITDVVARTLADAMAVRLKQPIVVDNQAGGGNLVGTMAAVRAAPDGYTLLMVGVTNGASNLAVMKSLPYDPRKDFTPISLIGESPFLLVSSKSLPVRSAQELAAYGKAHAGKLSYGYGAGSTQLMAARFVSAMGFTATAVGYKGTPQAMADLIGGNTDFVVADLVNGMQAVRSGRVTALGVTSARRTPLAPDIPTLAEQGLRDYDLTAWIGVAAPANTSPQIVALLNATLREVLADPAIKQRFDTVGLAVSPSSPEEFGRLIREDIEKWGEIARTTGIAPQ, encoded by the coding sequence ATGAAGAAACGCATCGTCGCATTCCTCATTGCCGTAGCGCCGCTGGTTGTTGCCGCGTTTCCGGACAGGCCGATCCGGCTCGTGGTCCCGATGTCCGCTGGCAGCATCACGGATGTCGTGGCGCGAACACTGGCCGACGCGATGGCGGTCCGCCTGAAGCAGCCGATCGTCGTGGACAACCAGGCCGGCGGCGGCAACCTCGTAGGCACCATGGCAGCGGTTCGTGCTGCACCGGATGGCTACACATTGCTCATGGTAGGCGTCACCAATGGAGCCAGTAATTTGGCGGTCATGAAGTCGCTGCCGTACGATCCCCGAAAGGACTTCACGCCGATTTCCTTGATCGGCGAGTCCCCCTTCCTGCTGGTCTCCAGCAAATCGCTGCCTGTCCGGTCTGCGCAGGAACTTGCCGCCTATGGCAAAGCCCATGCTGGCAAGCTTTCCTATGGGTATGGGGCGGGGAGCACCCAGTTGATGGCCGCTCGCTTCGTGTCGGCGATGGGCTTCACCGCCACCGCGGTGGGCTACAAGGGAACGCCGCAGGCCATGGCGGATTTGATAGGCGGCAACACGGACTTTGTCGTTGCCGATCTCGTCAACGGCATGCAGGCGGTGCGTTCTGGGCGCGTGACCGCGCTGGGTGTCACTTCCGCACGGCGCACGCCGCTGGCGCCGGATATCCCGACACTTGCGGAGCAAGGCCTCCGGGACTACGACCTGACCGCGTGGATTGGTGTGGCGGCTCCTGCGAACACCTCACCCCAGATCGTCGCTCTGCTCAACGCCACGCTGCGCGAGGTGCTTGCCGATCCAGCCATCAAGCAGCGCTTCGATACCGTGGGCTTGGCCGTGTCGCCGTCTTCGCCCGAGGAGTTCGGTAGGCTGATCCGCGAGGACATCGAGAAGTGGGGCGAAATCGCCAGAACTACCGGCATCGCACCCCAATGA
- a CDS encoding EexN family lipoprotein, whose product MHKTPVAIPLLVMLLAGCSPSQPAETVDSLVANPERLKEIRRQCREEREKVSDALCEKAAHAFNRRFLGDRPEQKSP is encoded by the coding sequence ATGCACAAGACACCCGTTGCAATCCCCTTGCTTGTCATGCTGCTGGCCGGCTGCAGCCCGTCTCAACCCGCCGAGACGGTCGATTCGCTGGTGGCCAATCCTGAGCGCTTGAAGGAAATCCGCCGCCAGTGCCGCGAAGAGCGCGAGAAGGTCTCGGACGCGCTGTGCGAGAAGGCGGCACATGCCTTCAATCGCCGCTTCCTCGGAGATCGGCCGGAGCAGAAGTCGCCATAG
- a CDS encoding conjugal transfer protein TraG — MQGQGVLFGQVAVVLGMVVAGVWGATQWTAAALGYQVRLGSPWFDLYGTPVYHPWRLFEWWFFYDAYASRIFDVGGAIAGGSGLLAVVVAIAMSVWRSRQSRLVTTYGSARWANVEDIRKAGLTQPAGVFLGQHDRQYLRHEGPEHVLTFAPTRSGKGVGMVVPTLLSWPASAVIHDIKGENWQITAGWRSRFSHCLLFNPTDARSAAYNPLLEVRRGAHEVRDVQNIADILVDPEGALERRNHWEKTSHALLVGAILHVLYAGEDKTLRGVANFLSDPASPFELTLHRMMTTPHLGDGPHSVVASAAREVLNKSDNERSGVLSTAMSFLGLYRDPTVAEVTSRCDWRIADLISAEHPVSLYLVVPPSDISRTKPLIRLILNQIGRRLTESLDGSDGIERRHQLLLMLDEFPALGRLDFFETALAFMAGYGIRSFLIAQSLNQIDKAYGQNHSILDNCHVRVTFATNDERTAKRISETLGTATELRAQRNYAGHRLAPWLGHLMVSRQETARPLLTPGEVMQLPPDEAVVMVGSSPPIKAKKLRYYADANFRRRVLPPPELAVGRYADAPPGRPDDWSELVIPLTPAAPAPDSAHGLACADDGGPRRQPELAETVAYAAELDVVANDLSLLDDEDPPLPLPGQLDPAMQRTARLASLDPDDGIDL; from the coding sequence ATGCAGGGTCAAGGGGTGCTGTTCGGGCAGGTCGCCGTGGTCCTCGGCATGGTGGTTGCCGGGGTCTGGGGCGCGACGCAATGGACTGCCGCGGCCCTGGGTTATCAGGTACGCCTGGGCTCGCCCTGGTTCGACCTCTACGGCACGCCGGTGTATCACCCTTGGCGTCTGTTCGAGTGGTGGTTCTTCTACGATGCCTACGCCTCGCGCATTTTCGATGTCGGAGGCGCGATCGCCGGTGGCAGTGGCTTGCTGGCCGTGGTGGTCGCCATCGCGATGTCGGTCTGGCGCTCCCGCCAGTCGCGCCTGGTCACGACGTATGGATCGGCACGCTGGGCGAATGTGGAGGACATTCGCAAAGCCGGCCTCACGCAGCCGGCCGGCGTGTTCCTCGGCCAGCATGACCGCCAGTACCTGCGCCACGAAGGACCGGAACACGTCCTGACCTTTGCTCCTACGCGCAGCGGCAAGGGTGTCGGCATGGTCGTGCCCACGCTCCTGTCCTGGCCGGCGTCCGCCGTCATCCACGACATCAAGGGCGAGAACTGGCAGATCACCGCGGGCTGGCGCAGCCGTTTCAGCCACTGTCTTCTGTTCAATCCGACGGATGCGAGGTCGGCGGCCTACAACCCGCTGCTAGAGGTGCGTCGCGGCGCCCATGAAGTGCGCGACGTGCAGAACATCGCGGACATCCTGGTCGATCCGGAAGGTGCGCTGGAGCGCCGCAATCACTGGGAGAAGACCAGCCATGCGCTGCTGGTCGGCGCCATCCTGCACGTGCTCTATGCGGGCGAGGACAAGACGCTGCGCGGCGTCGCCAACTTCCTGTCCGACCCGGCCAGCCCGTTCGAGCTGACGCTGCACCGGATGATGACCACGCCGCACCTCGGCGATGGCCCGCATTCTGTCGTCGCTTCCGCGGCACGCGAAGTGCTCAACAAGTCGGACAACGAGCGTTCCGGCGTGCTGAGCACGGCCATGTCGTTCCTTGGCCTGTACCGCGACCCGACCGTGGCCGAAGTGACGTCGCGCTGCGACTGGCGCATTGCCGATCTCATCTCCGCTGAACACCCGGTGTCGCTGTATCTGGTTGTGCCGCCGTCGGACATCTCGCGCACGAAGCCGCTCATCCGGCTGATCCTCAACCAGATCGGGCGGCGGCTGACGGAATCGCTGGACGGTTCCGATGGCATCGAGCGCCGGCACCAGCTACTGCTGATGCTCGACGAGTTCCCGGCGCTGGGGCGCCTGGACTTCTTCGAGACGGCGTTGGCCTTCATGGCCGGCTACGGCATCCGCAGCTTCCTCATCGCGCAGTCGCTGAACCAGATCGACAAGGCGTACGGGCAGAACCACTCGATCCTGGACAACTGCCATGTGCGGGTGACGTTCGCGACGAACGACGAGCGCACGGCCAAGCGCATCTCCGAAACCCTGGGCACTGCCACCGAGCTGCGCGCGCAGCGCAACTACGCAGGCCATCGGCTTGCGCCCTGGCTCGGTCACCTGATGGTGTCCCGCCAGGAAACCGCACGGCCGCTGCTCACGCCTGGCGAGGTGATGCAGCTTCCGCCCGACGAGGCGGTGGTCATGGTCGGCAGCAGTCCGCCCATCAAGGCGAAGAAGCTGCGCTATTACGCGGACGCCAACTTCCGGCGGCGTGTGCTGCCGCCGCCGGAGCTGGCCGTGGGCCGCTATGCCGATGCGCCGCCAGGCCGCCCGGACGACTGGAGCGAACTGGTGATTCCACTAACGCCCGCGGCACCCGCCCCCGATTCCGCGCACGGCTTGGCGTGCGCGGATGACGGTGGCCCGCGCCGGCAGCCCGAGCTCGCTGAAACGGTCGCCTACGCCGCTGAGCTGGACGTGGTCGCGAACGACCTCTCTCTGCTCGACGACGAAGACCCGCCGCTGCCGCTCCCCGGCCAGCTCGATCCGGCCATGCAACGCACGGCCCGGCTTGCCTCACTCGACCCCGACGACGGAATCGACCTATGA
- a CDS encoding CopG family transcriptional regulator — protein sequence MTQHRLNLFIQPEHAKRLDELAAKKGVSKSSIVAAALASWLSTDAGEQREAAIAKRLDRLSRQLERLERDQAILIETLALYVRYFLTVSTPLPEAHQEAARAQGRARFEQFVEQLARHLLRGRSLVRDVVGEMQPDAARMEDAVAAAEVKERAS from the coding sequence ATGACCCAGCACCGCCTCAATCTCTTCATCCAACCCGAGCATGCCAAGCGCCTCGATGAGCTGGCGGCCAAGAAGGGCGTATCCAAGTCCTCCATCGTCGCGGCGGCGCTGGCGTCCTGGCTGTCAACGGATGCGGGCGAGCAGCGCGAAGCCGCCATTGCTAAGCGCCTGGACCGTCTGTCACGGCAGTTGGAGCGCCTGGAGCGCGACCAGGCCATCCTGATCGAGACGTTGGCGCTGTACGTGCGCTACTTCCTGACCGTCAGCACGCCGCTCCCCGAGGCCCACCAGGAGGCGGCGCGGGCGCAGGGCAGGGCGCGCTTCGAGCAGTTCGTGGAGCAACTGGCCCGCCACCTGCTGCGTGGCCGCAGCCTGGTGCGGGACGTCGTGGGGGAAATGCAGCCCGACGCCGCACGCATGGAGGACGCGGTGGCAGCCGCCGAGGTGAAGGAGCGCGCGTCGTGA
- the trbB gene encoding P-type conjugative transfer ATPase TrbB, which yields MLRTAMGPVIGAALADADVVEVMLNPDRSLWVDRLSRGRVPLGFELSEADGERIIRLVATHVGAEVHRDRPLLSAELPETGERFEGVLPPASPAPVFALRKHAAHVIGLERYVADGILGAEQAEFLRHAVRDRQNILIAGGTSTGKTTLANALLAEVAATGDRVLVLEDTVELQCLARDHVALRTRAGVVSMTDLVRSAMRLRPDRVVVGEVRGGEALDLVKVWGTGHPGGIATIHAGSAQGALLRLEQLILEVALNAPRALIAEAVNVVIHISGRGRKRRVDSIAQVVGFDGSGYHLADALEAPFPELPPESSPSTEPSGELP from the coding sequence ATGCTGCGCACCGCCATGGGGCCGGTGATCGGTGCCGCCCTGGCCGATGCCGACGTGGTGGAGGTGATGCTCAACCCCGACCGCTCCCTCTGGGTGGACAGGCTGTCCCGCGGCCGCGTGCCGTTGGGGTTCGAACTGTCCGAGGCCGATGGGGAACGCATCATCCGCCTCGTGGCAACGCACGTCGGCGCGGAGGTGCATCGCGACCGGCCGCTGCTGAGCGCCGAGCTGCCGGAGACAGGAGAGCGTTTCGAGGGCGTGTTGCCGCCAGCATCGCCGGCACCGGTTTTCGCGCTGCGCAAGCACGCCGCGCACGTCATCGGCCTGGAGCGCTATGTGGCCGATGGCATCCTGGGCGCGGAGCAGGCGGAGTTCCTGCGCCATGCCGTGCGCGACCGGCAGAACATCCTGATCGCCGGCGGCACCAGCACCGGCAAGACCACGCTGGCCAACGCGCTACTGGCGGAAGTCGCCGCCACGGGCGACCGGGTGCTGGTGCTCGAAGACACCGTGGAACTGCAGTGCCTGGCACGCGACCACGTGGCGTTGCGCACGCGGGCTGGCGTGGTCTCGATGACGGACCTGGTGCGCTCCGCGATGCGCCTGCGGCCTGATCGCGTGGTGGTCGGCGAGGTGCGCGGCGGCGAAGCGCTGGACCTCGTCAAGGTGTGGGGCACCGGGCATCCGGGTGGCATCGCCACCATCCATGCAGGCTCCGCGCAGGGAGCGCTGCTGCGCCTGGAACAACTCATCCTTGAAGTGGCGTTGAACGCCCCACGCGCCCTGATCGCAGAGGCGGTGAACGTCGTCATCCACATCTCCGGACGCGGCCGCAAGCGCCGCGTCGACAGCATTGCCCAGGTCGTCGGCTTCGATGGCTCGGGCTACCACCTGGCGGACGCCCTGGAAGCCCCGTTTCCGGAGCTTCCGCCGGAATCCTCCCCGTCCACTGAACCATCTGGAGAACTGCCATGA
- a CDS encoding TrbC/VirB2 family protein: protein MTQAHLPASRNSVHPHFRSERPDHLAVPAVRGLALAVLLLGLAGAAQAAGSSMPWEGPLQSILESIQGPVARIVAVIIIISTGLALAFGDTSGGFRKLIQIVFGLSIAFAASSFFLSFFSFSGGAVV from the coding sequence ATGACGCAGGCGCATCTTCCTGCTTCCCGTAATTCCGTCCATCCGCATTTCCGGTCCGAGCGACCGGACCACCTCGCCGTGCCAGCAGTGCGTGGCCTGGCGCTCGCGGTCCTGCTGCTGGGGCTGGCGGGCGCAGCCCAGGCCGCAGGCTCATCGATGCCGTGGGAAGGTCCGCTGCAATCCATCCTGGAATCCATCCAGGGCCCGGTGGCGCGCATCGTCGCCGTCATCATCATCATTTCCACAGGCCTGGCGCTCGCGTTCGGCGATACCTCGGGCGGGTTCCGCAAGCTGATCCAGATCGTCTTCGGCCTGTCCATCGCGTTCGCCGCGTCGTCGTTCTTCCTGTCCTTCTTCAGCTTCTCCGGGGGGGCCGTCGTATGA
- a CDS encoding VirB3 family type IV secretion system protein: protein MTAAQDAAPGTEQDTLPGFEVPLHRSLTDPILMGGAPRAVAIANGTLAAAVGMGLQLWLPGLLLWIAGHSLAVWGAKLDRQFMQVFARHIKHPPLLDV from the coding sequence ATGACGGCGGCCCAAGACGCAGCGCCGGGCACGGAGCAGGACACCTTGCCGGGCTTCGAGGTGCCGCTGCACCGCTCCCTGACCGATCCGATCTTGATGGGCGGCGCGCCGCGCGCCGTCGCGATTGCGAATGGAACGCTGGCCGCCGCGGTGGGCATGGGGCTGCAGTTGTGGCTTCCCGGGTTGCTGCTGTGGATCGCCGGCCATTCCCTGGCGGTGTGGGGCGCGAAGCTGGACCGGCAGTTCATGCAGGTCTTCGCGCGCCACATCAAGCACCCGCCGCTGCTAGACGTGTAG
- the trbE gene encoding conjugal transfer protein TrbE — translation MLNLAEYRKRPAMLADWLPWAGLVAPGVVLNKDGAFQRTARFRGPDLDSATQGELIATSARANNALRRFGSGWALFIEADRRPAADYPRSDFPEPLSWLVDEERRAAFEESGSHFESSYHLTLVYLPAEESRARAARLLYENHTSDGVDWRERLQAFVAETDRVFDLLDGVMPEIAWLDDAGTLAYLHSTVSTRRHPVAVPEVPFHLDALLADSRLVGGLAPMLGDRHLRVVSVRGFPSTTWPGVLDDLNRLGFAYRWSTRYLCMDKAEAEKELRRLRRQWFSKRKSVVALLRETIFQEQTPLVDTDASNKAADADAAMQELGSDHVSYGYFTATVTVMDADPDVADEKQRMVERAIQARGFVTIPETLNAVDAWLSSIPGNAYANVRQPIVSTLNLAHMMPVSAVWAGPERNAHLDAPPLIVTRTDGATPFRLVTHNGDVGHTLVAGPTGMGKSVLLATLAMQFRRYRGSRVLAFDMGRSLRATVLGLGGEHYELGADAADRPGGGIAFQPLARIDQEGYRAWAAEWVEGRLLHEGATVGPDEKAAIWSALGSLAGAPVEQRTMTGLSVLLQSNALRQAIAPYVLGGAHGHLLDADRDRLCTADVQCFEMEELMHSPAAVQAVLRYLFARFEERFDGAPTLLILDEAWLFLDEPAFAARIRQWLKTLRKKNVSVVFATQSLADIQDSSIAPAIIESCASRIFLPNPQATEPQIRGIYQGFGLNARQIEIVANATPKRDYYYQSRLGNRLFDLDLGPVALAFAGASTPQDQRDIDRILAGHGTPGFAGAWLRHRRLDWAANLLREYPGTAPGTAHATTH, via the coding sequence ATGCTGAACCTTGCCGAATACCGCAAGCGGCCGGCGATGCTGGCCGACTGGCTGCCATGGGCGGGGCTGGTGGCGCCGGGTGTCGTGTTGAACAAGGATGGCGCATTCCAACGGACCGCTCGGTTTCGCGGACCCGACCTGGACAGTGCGACGCAGGGCGAGTTGATCGCCACGTCAGCGCGCGCGAACAACGCGCTGCGCCGTTTTGGATCTGGCTGGGCGCTGTTCATCGAGGCCGATCGCCGGCCAGCGGCGGACTATCCCCGCTCCGACTTTCCGGAGCCTTTGTCGTGGCTGGTGGACGAGGAGCGCCGCGCCGCGTTCGAGGAATCGGGCAGCCACTTCGAAAGCAGCTATCACCTGACGCTCGTCTATCTGCCTGCGGAAGAGTCGCGCGCGCGAGCGGCCAGGCTGCTCTACGAGAACCACACCAGCGATGGTGTGGACTGGCGCGAGCGGCTGCAGGCCTTCGTGGCAGAGACCGATCGCGTCTTCGATTTGCTCGATGGGGTGATGCCCGAGATCGCGTGGCTGGACGATGCGGGCACGCTGGCTTATCTGCATTCCACCGTCTCGACCCGGCGCCATCCGGTGGCGGTGCCGGAGGTGCCGTTCCATCTGGATGCGCTACTCGCCGATTCCCGGCTGGTCGGCGGCCTGGCGCCGATGCTGGGCGACCGGCACCTGCGCGTGGTGTCCGTGCGCGGCTTCCCGTCGACCACCTGGCCCGGCGTGCTGGACGACCTCAACCGGCTCGGGTTCGCCTACCGCTGGTCCACGCGCTATCTCTGCATGGACAAGGCCGAGGCCGAGAAGGAGTTGCGACGGCTGCGCCGGCAATGGTTCAGCAAGCGCAAGAGCGTCGTCGCACTGCTGCGCGAAACGATCTTCCAGGAGCAGACGCCGCTGGTCGATACGGATGCCAGCAACAAGGCGGCGGACGCCGACGCGGCCATGCAGGAGCTGGGAAGCGATCACGTGTCCTACGGCTACTTCACCGCCACGGTGACGGTAATGGATGCCGATCCGGATGTGGCCGACGAGAAGCAGCGCATGGTGGAACGCGCCATCCAGGCGCGGGGCTTCGTCACGATCCCAGAAACGCTCAATGCCGTGGATGCGTGGCTGTCGTCCATCCCGGGTAATGCCTACGCCAACGTGCGCCAGCCGATCGTGTCCACGTTGAATCTGGCGCACATGATGCCGGTATCGGCGGTCTGGGCGGGACCGGAGCGCAATGCCCATCTCGACGCGCCGCCGCTGATTGTCACGCGCACCGATGGCGCCACGCCGTTCCGGCTGGTGACGCACAACGGCGACGTCGGGCACACGCTGGTCGCCGGCCCGACCGGCATGGGCAAGTCGGTGTTGCTCGCCACCTTGGCGATGCAGTTCCGCCGCTATCGCGGCTCGCGCGTCTTGGCCTTCGACATGGGTCGCTCGCTGCGCGCCACGGTGCTCGGGCTGGGCGGCGAGCACTACGAACTCGGAGCGGATGCCGCGGACCGTCCGGGCGGCGGCATCGCCTTCCAGCCGCTGGCACGCATCGACCAGGAGGGCTATCGCGCCTGGGCGGCCGAGTGGGTCGAGGGCCGGCTGCTGCACGAGGGAGCGACTGTAGGCCCTGACGAGAAGGCCGCGATCTGGTCTGCACTGGGCAGTCTGGCCGGTGCCCCGGTGGAGCAGCGCACGATGACGGGCCTTTCGGTGCTGCTGCAGTCCAACGCGCTGCGCCAGGCCATCGCGCCCTACGTGCTAGGCGGCGCGCATGGCCACCTGCTGGATGCCGACCGCGACCGTCTGTGCACTGCGGACGTGCAGTGCTTCGAGATGGAGGAGCTGATGCACAGCCCCGCGGCGGTGCAGGCGGTGCTGCGCTACCTTTTCGCACGCTTCGAAGAGCGCTTCGACGGCGCGCCGACGCTGCTGATCCTGGACGAGGCATGGCTGTTCCTCGACGAGCCGGCCTTCGCCGCGCGCATCCGCCAGTGGCTCAAGACGCTGCGCAAGAAGAACGTCAGCGTCGTGTTCGCCACGCAGTCGCTGGCCGACATCCAGGATTCGAGCATCGCGCCCGCGATCATCGAAAGCTGCGCCAGCCGCATCTTCCTGCCCAACCCGCAGGCCACCGAGCCGCAGATCCGCGGCATCTACCAGGGCTTCGGCCTCAACGCGCGGCAGATCGAGATCGTCGCCAACGCGACTCCCAAGCGCGACTACTACTACCAGTCGCGCCTGGGCAACCGGCTGTTCGACCTCGACCTGGGGCCGGTCGCGCTGGCCTTCGCGGGCGCGTCCACGCCCCAGGACCAACGCGACATCGACCGGATCCTCGCCGGGCACGGCACGCCCGGCTTCGCGGGCGCCTGGCTGCGCCATCGCCGCCTCGATTGGGCGGCCAACCTGCTGCGCGAGTACCCGGGCACCGCACCTGGCACTGCCCACGCCACCACCCACTGA
- the trbJ gene encoding P-type conjugative transfer protein TrbJ, producing MKSYTPKIAALTAACIFALGVAQPAHALFGAGDIVLDPTNLVQNTLTAVRTLEQINNQIRQLQNEAQMLMNQARNLAKLDFNVVNRLRSTLATTERLIAEAQGLAYDVQNMDREFARLYPQQYAATVSGDQMYRDAREHWKNTLDGLHTAMRMQAQVSQNLREDESTLADLVSQSQSATGALQAMQATNQLLALQAKQSIQAQQLQITQDRAASLELARQSAAAERGREITRRFLGSGTAYTPQPVDFYSR from the coding sequence ATGAAGAGCTACACGCCCAAGATCGCGGCCCTGACGGCCGCCTGCATTTTCGCCCTCGGCGTTGCTCAGCCCGCGCACGCCTTGTTCGGCGCCGGCGACATCGTGCTGGACCCGACCAATCTGGTACAGAACACGCTCACCGCGGTCCGCACGCTGGAGCAGATCAACAACCAGATCCGGCAACTGCAGAACGAGGCCCAGATGCTGATGAACCAGGCGCGCAATCTCGCGAAGCTGGACTTCAACGTCGTCAACCGCCTGCGCTCCACGCTCGCCACCACCGAGCGCCTGATCGCCGAGGCCCAGGGCCTGGCCTACGACGTGCAGAACATGGACCGCGAGTTCGCGCGGCTGTACCCGCAGCAATACGCCGCCACGGTGAGCGGCGACCAGATGTACCGCGATGCACGCGAGCACTGGAAGAACACCCTGGACGGCCTGCACACCGCCATGCGCATGCAGGCGCAGGTCTCGCAGAACCTGCGGGAGGACGAAAGCACCCTGGCCGACCTGGTCAGCCAGAGCCAGTCGGCCACGGGCGCGCTGCAGGCCATGCAGGCGACCAACCAGCTGCTGGCCCTGCAGGCGAAGCAGTCCATCCAGGCGCAGCAACTGCAGATCACGCAGGACCGCGCGGCATCGCTGGAGCTGGCGCGGCAGTCCGCCGCGGCGGAGCGCGGGCGCGAGATCACGCGCCGCTTCCTCGGCAGCGGTACGGCGTACACCCCGCAGCCGGTGGACTTCTACAGCCGCTGA